A window of Terriglobus sp. RCC_193 contains these coding sequences:
- a CDS encoding DUF3060 domain-containing protein, which translates to MKPFAIAVMTVTFSASLLAQRQVAPHDFDQPGAHDTVIAGNQQQQSVTCESGVAVYVEGQENEVQVHGRCRFVRVRGNKNHVWVDQFTTVPVEGNDNTVFVSDPETRYSSRGNNNRFEKAKH; encoded by the coding sequence ATGAAGCCCTTTGCCATCGCCGTGATGACCGTCACCTTCTCCGCATCCCTGCTTGCACAGCGCCAGGTCGCTCCGCACGACTTTGACCAGCCCGGCGCGCACGACACCGTGATTGCTGGCAATCAGCAGCAGCAAAGCGTGACATGCGAAAGCGGCGTCGCCGTGTATGTGGAAGGCCAGGAGAATGAGGTGCAGGTGCATGGCCGCTGCCGTTTCGTTCGCGTGCGAGGCAACAAAAATCATGTGTGGGTGGACCAGTTCACCACGGTGCCCGTGGAAGGCAACGACAACACAGTCTTCGTCAGCGATCCGGAAACACGCTACAGCAGCCGTGGAAACAACAATCGTTTCGAGAAGGCAAAGCACTAA
- the lipA gene encoding lipoyl synthase encodes MTPAAASELIQIDLSPKKPTPKPEWLKARAPMGETFHALKKLTREQGLHTVCESAHCPNIGECWNHKTATFMMLGNSCTRRCGFCAVPSGKPEPIDHDEPRRVAYAVATLGLQHAVITSVNRDDDNVGAAQAFVNVIHEIRKQAPGCQVEILTPDFQGTEEAIRLVVAAGPEILNHNIETVPRLYRVAKSGGRYERSIGYLKLAKDLNPKQVTKTGIIVGMGEETHELLDVFRDLAAIKVDILTIGQYLRPSKDHIPMKRYYTPQEFEFLKEEALRMGFKHVESGPLVRSSYHAHEQAQSTGLK; translated from the coding sequence GTGACGCCCGCAGCCGCATCGGAACTGATCCAGATTGATCTCTCCCCGAAGAAGCCCACACCCAAGCCGGAGTGGCTGAAAGCACGCGCGCCCATGGGCGAGACCTTTCATGCGCTGAAGAAGCTCACGCGCGAGCAGGGTCTGCACACCGTCTGCGAAAGCGCTCACTGCCCCAACATTGGCGAGTGCTGGAACCACAAGACCGCCACCTTCATGATGCTGGGCAATAGCTGCACGCGCCGCTGCGGATTCTGCGCGGTGCCCAGCGGCAAGCCGGAGCCGATTGACCACGACGAGCCGCGCCGTGTGGCCTATGCCGTTGCCACACTTGGCCTGCAACATGCCGTCATCACCAGCGTGAATCGCGATGATGACAACGTTGGCGCCGCGCAAGCGTTCGTGAACGTGATCCATGAGATTCGCAAGCAGGCTCCGGGATGCCAGGTGGAGATACTCACTCCCGACTTTCAAGGCACGGAAGAAGCCATCCGCCTCGTCGTTGCCGCTGGCCCGGAGATTCTGAACCACAACATTGAGACCGTGCCGCGGCTCTATCGCGTAGCCAAATCCGGCGGACGTTACGAGCGCAGCATCGGCTACCTGAAGCTGGCGAAAGACCTGAACCCAAAGCAGGTAACCAAGACCGGCATTATCGTCGGCATGGGCGAAGAGACGCACGAACTGCTGGACGTCTTCCGCGATCTTGCCGCCATCAAGGTTGATATCCTGACCATCGGCCAGTACCTGCGCCCATCCAAAGACCACATCCCCATGAAGCGTTACTACACGCCGCAGGAGTTCGAGTTCCTGAAGGAAGAGGCGCTGCGCATGGGGTTCAAGCACGTGGAGAGCGGACCGCTGGTGCGCTCCAGCTACCACGCACACGAACAGGCACAGTCCACCGGACTGAAATAA
- a CDS encoding Gfo/Idh/MocA family protein, with protein MSVNTSRRTFLLATGMTALASRSAFGANQRLRLGVIGAGGRMKSLLNAAESSGVDFEIVAVCDVYAPNREQVQTRPSATNATLHNDYREVVDNKGIDAVLIATPDHWHVRIATAALAAGKDVYLEKPVNHTLEEGETLRKAVRNSNRILQCGMQQRSWPHFRNAVALIQGGALGRVPQVRTYWWQNYAVSWVPKPVDLAQLDWKQWLGGAPDQPYDAEKFFRWRWYWNFGGGAMTDLFAHWIDVVHWALKAEAPSMATMLGDKYVFTNWECPDTIQAAFRYPGFDVVYEGMMSSSIDDGGLEFRGTDATLKLTRSGMTVWHEGVKGPQNPILKEDTFRDGTNDHMLNFFQCLESRKEPNAPVEAGIAAANAGHIGNLAYKNGGVWQSKPPIRTAASGSQNTDNVFSCGGIEQRTYRRHAAHAETLAGRALVPRARNSTL; from the coding sequence ATGAGTGTTAACACCAGCCGCCGTACCTTCCTGCTTGCCACCGGCATGACCGCTCTTGCCTCTCGCTCTGCTTTTGGAGCGAACCAGCGACTTCGCCTTGGCGTGATCGGCGCGGGTGGACGCATGAAATCTCTGTTGAATGCCGCAGAGAGCAGCGGTGTGGACTTTGAAATTGTTGCCGTCTGCGATGTCTACGCGCCCAACCGCGAGCAGGTGCAGACGAGGCCGTCCGCCACGAATGCTACGTTACATAACGACTATCGCGAGGTCGTGGACAACAAAGGCATTGATGCGGTGCTGATTGCGACGCCGGATCACTGGCATGTACGCATTGCCACGGCAGCACTCGCGGCGGGCAAGGATGTCTACCTGGAAAAGCCCGTGAACCACACTCTTGAAGAAGGTGAAACGCTACGCAAGGCGGTGCGTAACAGCAATCGGATTTTGCAGTGCGGTATGCAGCAGCGGAGTTGGCCGCATTTTCGCAACGCGGTGGCGCTGATCCAGGGGGGTGCGCTGGGCCGTGTGCCGCAGGTGCGCACCTACTGGTGGCAGAACTATGCCGTAAGCTGGGTGCCCAAGCCCGTTGACCTCGCGCAGCTTGATTGGAAGCAGTGGCTGGGCGGAGCGCCGGACCAGCCCTATGACGCGGAGAAGTTCTTCCGCTGGCGCTGGTACTGGAATTTTGGCGGGGGCGCTATGACGGACCTCTTCGCCCATTGGATTGACGTGGTGCACTGGGCACTGAAAGCTGAAGCGCCATCCATGGCGACGATGCTTGGAGACAAGTACGTTTTCACCAACTGGGAGTGCCCGGACACCATCCAGGCGGCCTTCCGTTATCCCGGCTTCGATGTGGTGTACGAGGGCATGATGAGTTCGTCCATTGACGACGGCGGTCTGGAGTTTCGCGGCACCGACGCCACGCTGAAGCTCACACGCAGCGGCATGACGGTGTGGCACGAGGGCGTGAAGGGGCCGCAAAACCCCATCCTGAAAGAAGACACCTTCCGCGATGGCACCAACGACCACATGCTGAACTTCTTTCAGTGTCTGGAGTCGCGCAAGGAGCCCAACGCGCCGGTGGAAGCCGGTATTGCCGCAGCCAATGCCGGCCACATCGGCAATCTCGCCTATAAGAACGGCGGCGTCTGGCAGTCAAAACCGCCTATAAGAACGGCGGCGTCTGGCAGTCAAAACACAGATAACGTCTTCTCCTGTGGTGGAATAGAGCAACGCACATACAGGAGACACGCAGCACATGCTGAAACGCTGGCGGGGAGAGCGCTGGTTCCACGCGCACGAAACAGCACGCTTTGA
- a CDS encoding RDD family protein: protein MLKRWRGERWFHAHETARFDELNGLPLASFKRRAWAFLIDGLIIAILKAPFRHFHFLPEAHSSVELVNEIGEKIPELIKSIVYFGVALKFGKGQTPGKWLMKIKVLSLTHDSIGWWQSIERGLGYGASLLEGGFGFFQYFLNGNRMCVHDRIAETIVVDMQKPRVRPALHPEIDCEERQIEAEAAV, encoded by the coding sequence ATGCTGAAACGCTGGCGGGGAGAGCGCTGGTTCCACGCGCACGAAACAGCACGCTTTGACGAACTGAACGGCTTGCCGCTGGCCAGCTTCAAGCGCCGAGCCTGGGCATTTCTGATTGACGGCCTGATCATCGCGATCTTGAAGGCTCCCTTTCGGCACTTTCATTTCCTGCCGGAGGCGCACAGCAGCGTGGAACTGGTGAATGAGATCGGCGAGAAGATACCTGAGCTGATCAAGTCCATTGTTTACTTTGGCGTGGCGCTGAAGTTTGGCAAAGGGCAGACGCCGGGCAAATGGCTGATGAAGATCAAGGTTCTGTCGCTGACACATGACAGTATCGGCTGGTGGCAGTCCATTGAGCGCGGCCTGGGATACGGCGCATCGCTGCTGGAGGGTGGCTTCGGCTTTTTCCAGTACTTCCTGAACGGCAACCGTATGTGCGTGCATGACCGCATCGCGGAGACCATTGTGGTGGATATGCAGAAGCCGCGTGTGCGTCCGGCGCTGCACCCGGAGATTGACTGTGAAGAGCGCCAGATCGAAGCAGAAGCTGCCGTTTGA
- a CDS encoding gluconate 2-dehydrogenase subunit 3 family protein, protein MKRREFVKGLAVTAAATTALAQQKKASPQAATPVPNTSTITQGEQAVAPNNASAPAAQARQRQMASFKTPNIPLSQPDVVAVTDVRYFTPARYATLTRFADLLLPASQGYPGAVQAGAPEFLDFLIGASPADRQAMYNDGLDRLNADCLKKSGVSFAKATAAQADAAVRPYLKGWINDHPPTEKHENFIALAHRDIRQATMNSVAWAQAAEVSGERVSVGLFVHPLDPGIETWVTRSGAPKASAPLTKQAHS, encoded by the coding sequence ATGAAACGGCGTGAATTTGTGAAGGGGTTAGCGGTAACGGCCGCGGCCACTACTGCCCTTGCCCAACAGAAGAAGGCGTCGCCCCAAGCGGCGACACCTGTGCCCAACACCAGCACTATCACCCAGGGCGAGCAGGCGGTTGCTCCCAATAATGCATCTGCACCCGCAGCGCAGGCTCGCCAGCGGCAGATGGCATCCTTCAAGACGCCGAACATTCCGCTGTCTCAACCGGACGTTGTCGCAGTGACGGATGTGCGCTATTTCACGCCAGCGCGCTATGCCACGCTGACGCGGTTTGCGGATCTGCTGCTTCCCGCATCGCAGGGCTATCCCGGTGCGGTGCAGGCTGGAGCCCCGGAGTTTTTGGACTTCCTCATCGGCGCATCGCCGGCGGATCGTCAGGCCATGTACAACGATGGTTTGGATCGCCTGAATGCAGATTGCCTGAAGAAGTCTGGCGTTTCATTTGCGAAGGCCACGGCTGCGCAGGCTGACGCTGCTGTTCGTCCGTACCTGAAGGGCTGGATCAACGATCATCCGCCGACGGAAAAGCATGAGAACTTCATTGCGCTGGCCCACCGCGATATCCGCCAGGCCACGATGAATTCGGTCGCATGGGCGCAGGCTGCAGAAGTTTCCGGTGAACGCGTGAGCGTTGGCCTGTTTGTGCATCCGCTGGATCCCGGCATTGAAACCTGGGTAACGCGCAGTGGCGCACCCAAGGCATCCGCGCCGCTGACCAAGCAGGCCCACTCCTAA
- a CDS encoding GMC oxidoreductase → MADKKVDVLIIGSGHTGGMAAKILTQKGIAVTMLDAGPAIDWEKDRTLRPANQLPYKGFDAPGRHPHIFQASEFSANQWVDEKVIPYNYPAGQQYNWVRVRSLGGRSPYWGRQSFRLSDFEFKCKDHDGFGENWPISLKDLAPYYDRVEEIFQVSGHHDNLPQYPDGNFVEDNSPWSPAMQRFVDAGKKLGVPVTKARSARGRDGMAASLNLLIPDAVATGKLTTITNAIVRKITTDKNSGKVDGVIFIDRHSHREMVLKARVVIVACGTLETTRLLMISELANSSGLLGHHLTDQIYGAGISASVPEARGGKPGVIGGGALIPRFRNLETKTSGFMRGYAVNVSSSPGPMDPRWFPEYGAALDKKLDEYNGSGFTTNIMGETLGHYENHVSLNKAVVDAWGMPTLTISTKYGANEDNMAKDMVDTTAAMAEAAGFEVLVRNYKYNPPGYSIHEQGTARMSDDKKKGVVNAWNQTHDHKNMFISDASVMVCAGWQNPTMTILALAMRASEYLAEEMRKGNV, encoded by the coding sequence ATGGCAGACAAGAAGGTTGACGTACTGATTATCGGTTCAGGACACACCGGCGGTATGGCCGCGAAGATCCTGACGCAGAAGGGCATCGCAGTCACCATGCTGGATGCAGGCCCTGCGATTGACTGGGAGAAGGACCGCACGCTGAGGCCCGCGAACCAACTCCCCTATAAGGGCTTTGATGCTCCGGGTCGCCACCCGCATATCTTCCAGGCCAGCGAGTTCAGCGCGAACCAGTGGGTCGACGAGAAGGTCATTCCCTACAACTACCCTGCGGGCCAGCAATATAACTGGGTGCGTGTGCGCAGCCTGGGTGGACGTTCGCCGTACTGGGGCCGCCAGAGCTTCCGGCTGTCGGACTTCGAGTTCAAGTGCAAGGACCACGATGGTTTCGGTGAAAACTGGCCGATCTCGTTGAAGGATCTGGCACCGTACTACGACCGCGTGGAAGAGATTTTCCAGGTAAGCGGTCATCATGACAACCTGCCGCAGTATCCGGATGGCAACTTCGTCGAGGACAACTCGCCGTGGTCGCCTGCGATGCAGCGCTTCGTGGACGCCGGCAAGAAGCTGGGTGTCCCCGTCACCAAGGCACGTTCCGCGCGTGGCCGTGACGGCATGGCGGCCTCGTTGAACCTGCTGATACCGGACGCAGTGGCAACCGGCAAGCTGACCACCATCACCAACGCCATCGTCCGCAAAATCACCACGGACAAGAACAGCGGCAAGGTGGATGGCGTCATCTTCATCGACCGCCATTCGCACCGCGAGATGGTGCTGAAGGCGCGCGTGGTGATCGTGGCCTGCGGCACGCTGGAAACCACGCGTCTGCTGATGATCTCGGAGCTGGCAAACTCCAGCGGCCTGCTTGGTCATCACCTGACCGACCAGATCTACGGTGCAGGCATTTCGGCATCGGTCCCTGAGGCACGTGGCGGCAAGCCTGGTGTCATTGGCGGCGGTGCACTTATCCCGCGTTTCCGTAATCTGGAAACCAAGACCTCGGGCTTTATGCGCGGCTATGCCGTAAACGTATCCTCTAGCCCGGGACCCATGGACCCACGCTGGTTCCCGGAATACGGCGCGGCTCTGGATAAGAAGCTGGACGAGTACAACGGCAGCGGCTTCACCACGAACATCATGGGCGAGACGCTGGGCCACTATGAGAACCACGTCAGCCTCAACAAGGCAGTTGTAGACGCATGGGGTATGCCCACGCTCACCATCAGCACCAAGTACGGCGCCAACGAAGACAACATGGCAAAGGACATGGTGGACACCACCGCTGCTATGGCTGAGGCTGCCGGCTTTGAAGTGCTGGTGCGGAACTACAAGTACAACCCACCGGGCTACTCCATCCACGAGCAGGGAACTGCCCGCATGAGCGACGACAAGAAGAAGGGCGTTGTGAACGCGTGGAACCAGACGCACGATCACAAGAACATGTTCATCTCAGATGCCAGCGTGATGGTATGCGCGGGATGGCAGAACCCGACGATGACGATCCTGGCGCTGGCTATGCGCGCTTCGGAGTATCTGGCCGAAGAGATGCGCAAGGGCAACGTCTAG
- a CDS encoding cytochrome c3 family protein produces MKKLLLAIALMFAFALGAHAQDDSMGAPPQNDAAQVASPADVAKASAPTVTGNTAPGQPINFNHQLHVGTAKLQCNDCHEPNRGGATLAIPQPSKCMLCHAAIATDKPDIKHLADAAKNNELIQWVRVYRVPSFVTFSHKTHTSAGATCEACHGPVAQRTAIAEEKNLHMAGCISCHQQVNAPATCDTCHAIMSKNGQSPFDADKTVLARLHVPMASAHTVVADMHRSLTDSLAATATSSVAIYLRAPAL; encoded by the coding sequence TTGAAGAAGTTGTTGTTGGCAATCGCGCTGATGTTCGCATTCGCTCTGGGAGCGCACGCGCAGGATGATTCCATGGGCGCGCCGCCGCAGAACGATGCTGCGCAGGTTGCATCGCCAGCAGATGTGGCGAAGGCCTCTGCGCCGACTGTCACAGGTAATACGGCTCCTGGGCAGCCCATCAACTTCAATCATCAGTTGCACGTCGGCACAGCGAAGCTGCAGTGCAATGATTGCCACGAACCGAACCGCGGCGGCGCAACGCTGGCCATTCCGCAACCTTCCAAGTGCATGTTGTGCCATGCCGCTATTGCCACCGATAAGCCGGACATCAAGCACCTGGCGGATGCGGCGAAGAACAACGAACTCATCCAGTGGGTGCGTGTTTATCGCGTGCCGTCATTCGTGACCTTCAGCCACAAGACGCATACCTCTGCAGGGGCCACCTGCGAAGCTTGCCACGGGCCTGTCGCTCAGCGCACGGCGATTGCTGAAGAGAAGAACCTGCACATGGCCGGTTGCATTTCCTGCCATCAGCAAGTGAATGCACCTGCTACCTGCGACACCTGCCATGCCATCATGTCGAAGAACGGACAGTCGCCCTTTGATGCGGATAAGACGGTGTTGGCTCGTTTGCACGTGCCGATGGCATCTGCGCATACTGTCGTGGCGGATATGCATCGCAGCCTGACCGACTCTCTCGCCGCGACTGCCACCTCTTCCGTGGCGATTTATCTACGCGCACCCGCACTATAA
- a CDS encoding ATP-dependent DNA ligase codes for MALFLQLATLGDALAETSSKLKKRALIAECLVGVRGQGEDGAGNAGLLALYLSGEAFPEADVRKLSIGGAMLSRVLRDIVRPTEEQFAAAWRRHGDIGAAAGDLFAEQGHTPEPSLTFGQVAEAFAAIPAAKTTAQRQALLTGLLERCSPVEAKYLVKLISGDMRIGVKQALIEEAIAVAAEQSLAEVRNAVMLEADLSRATVMAFDGTLRQARMRLFHPLGFMLASPVETPEEAVKRFASKPEAAEEAGISAPPQSHAEPEPYVRAEDESALDDAAQEHAVLQAIHLDAQVEDKFDGMRVQLHFGSSDNPGRVALYSRNREDVTASYPEIVEAFAGVDESVLGDGSGVILDGELLAWDVRSERALPFAVLSPRIGRKKVTNAVRSGTPVVYMAFDVLFAHGALLLDLPLSERRRRLEALAVRMQTVTLSPLEAELPLPSGGLFAEDGHTAPQGEQRLRVSQVVEAHSAGDLDRAYVAARDRGNEGVMIKSSGSLYQPGRRGLSWMKLKRHLDTLDVVITGAEYGHGRRSQVLSDYTFAVRASDGSLQNVGKAYGGLTDAEIVELTDWSKAHTLEDYGHFRTVEPLVVLEIAFNNIMRSDRHASGFALRFPRIVQIRRDKSPSDIDTVERVEEIYQSQPDKAVFSTPSA; via the coding sequence ATGGCGCTCTTCCTTCAACTCGCAACTCTGGGTGATGCTCTTGCGGAAACCTCCAGCAAGCTGAAAAAGCGTGCGTTGATTGCGGAGTGTCTGGTGGGGGTACGGGGGCAAGGGGAGGATGGTGCCGGGAATGCTGGTCTGCTGGCGCTGTACCTCTCCGGTGAGGCGTTCCCGGAGGCGGATGTACGCAAGCTGAGTATCGGTGGCGCCATGCTGTCGCGTGTACTGCGGGATATTGTGCGACCGACGGAGGAGCAGTTTGCGGCCGCCTGGCGGCGGCATGGGGATATTGGTGCGGCGGCGGGGGACCTGTTTGCCGAGCAGGGGCATACGCCGGAGCCGAGCCTTACCTTTGGGCAGGTGGCTGAGGCGTTTGCGGCTATTCCTGCGGCGAAGACTACGGCACAGCGGCAGGCTCTGCTCACCGGACTGCTGGAGCGGTGTTCGCCGGTGGAGGCGAAGTACCTGGTGAAGCTCATCAGTGGAGACATGCGCATTGGTGTGAAGCAGGCACTGATTGAGGAGGCGATTGCCGTTGCCGCGGAGCAGTCGTTGGCGGAGGTGCGGAACGCCGTGATGCTGGAGGCGGACCTGTCACGCGCTACGGTGATGGCCTTTGACGGTACGCTGCGGCAGGCGCGGATGCGGCTCTTCCATCCTCTGGGGTTCATGCTGGCTTCGCCTGTGGAGACTCCGGAAGAAGCGGTGAAGCGTTTCGCCTCCAAGCCGGAAGCCGCGGAGGAAGCGGGCATCAGTGCGCCACCACAGTCGCACGCAGAGCCGGAGCCGTATGTGCGTGCAGAGGATGAGTCCGCGCTGGATGATGCGGCGCAGGAACATGCGGTGTTGCAGGCAATTCACCTGGACGCGCAGGTAGAGGACAAGTTCGACGGGATGCGAGTGCAACTGCACTTTGGCAGCAGCGACAATCCCGGGCGGGTTGCGCTGTACTCACGCAATCGTGAGGATGTGACGGCGAGTTATCCGGAGATTGTGGAGGCCTTTGCGGGTGTGGACGAAAGTGTCCTTGGCGATGGCAGTGGCGTGATTCTGGATGGCGAGTTATTGGCGTGGGATGTGCGCAGTGAACGCGCGCTGCCGTTTGCCGTGTTGTCGCCGCGTATTGGACGGAAGAAGGTGACGAATGCGGTCCGCAGCGGAACGCCGGTTGTGTACATGGCGTTCGACGTCCTCTTCGCGCATGGTGCGTTGTTGCTGGATCTGCCGCTGAGTGAGCGTCGGCGCAGGTTGGAAGCGCTGGCAGTGCGGATGCAGACAGTGACGCTTTCGCCGCTGGAGGCCGAACTGCCTTTGCCTTCGGGCGGGTTGTTTGCGGAGGATGGGCATACTGCTCCCCAGGGGGAGCAGCGGTTGCGGGTGTCGCAGGTGGTGGAGGCGCACTCGGCGGGCGATCTGGATCGTGCCTATGTTGCGGCGCGTGATCGTGGCAACGAGGGCGTGATGATCAAGTCGTCGGGATCGCTGTATCAGCCGGGTCGTCGTGGCCTCTCATGGATGAAACTGAAGCGGCATCTGGATACGCTGGATGTGGTGATCACCGGTGCTGAGTATGGTCATGGACGCCGCTCGCAGGTGTTGTCGGACTATACGTTTGCTGTGCGTGCCAGCGATGGATCGCTGCAGAACGTGGGTAAGGCTTACGGCGGTCTGACCGATGCGGAGATTGTGGAACTGACCGATTGGAGCAAGGCGCACACGCTGGAGGACTATGGTCACTTCCGCACGGTTGAGCCGCTGGTCGTGCTGGAGATTGCGTTCAATAACATCATGCGCAGCGATCGTCATGCGTCTGGTTTTGCGTTGCGGTTTCCGCGTATTGTGCAGATTCGCCGGGATAAATCGCCTTCGGATATCGACACGGTGGAACGTGTGGAGGAGATTTACCAGTCGCAGCCGGATAAGGCGGTGTTCTCGACGCCTTCGGCGTAG
- a CDS encoding MarR family winged helix-turn-helix transcriptional regulator, with translation MKEAPSGTENEFASRLATEMRTTLGHLKRKLRQHSEQHELTPSQIAVVLRLEKDGPTTVSSLARSERMRPQSMSAVIAPLQEMGFITGTADPNDGRKTLMSLTKVCRKKIDSGRTARQDWLAQEIQQKFSLQEQKKLSSAIQLLARLTQD, from the coding sequence ATGAAAGAAGCGCCATCGGGCACGGAGAACGAATTCGCCTCCCGGCTTGCAACAGAGATGCGCACCACCTTGGGGCATCTGAAACGAAAGCTGCGACAACACAGTGAGCAGCACGAACTCACGCCCTCTCAGATCGCAGTCGTTCTCCGGCTGGAAAAGGACGGTCCCACAACGGTATCCAGTCTCGCCAGGTCTGAGAGGATGCGTCCACAGTCTATGAGCGCTGTAATAGCCCCGCTGCAGGAAATGGGGTTTATTACAGGAACCGCAGACCCGAACGATGGGCGAAAAACACTCATGTCGCTGACCAAAGTCTGCAGGAAGAAGATCGACAGCGGACGTACCGCTCGCCAGGACTGGCTGGCGCAGGAGATTCAGCAGAAATTCTCTCTGCAGGAACAGAAGAAGCTGTCATCCGCCATACAACTGCTTGCGCGGCTCACCCAGGACTGA
- a CDS encoding alpha/beta hydrolase family protein: MLGKWYADWMIRWETALTTRDTNRVVRPLEWGFDWLADFSELAAESHRLDMAGELTTLDALDRMMRVNAEIVARNTEFYGYAAPADFRLEHRHPELFPTNVRPETLAQEQQLREDAANGKLDKAEFLRFTSPVPSKYPENDAVNARWYPEPAHKDPKRKKQAIVVMPQWNADAFSHNALCAIFNKFGIAGLRLSKPYHDIRRPAELERSDYAVSSNIGRTIAACRQAVVDIRACVDWLQAQGYEQFGVLGTSLGSCYSFMAAAFDPRIQVCAFNHASTWFGDVVWTGQSTRHIRAAFEREGLTQDQVRAIFTSISPMSVMDRFAAEKTRQTLVIYAPWDLTFLREFSLDVLSNFKQRGVNFVSRVLPCGHYTTGETPYKYIDGWYMGSFIHKAYKQMRERAV; the protein is encoded by the coding sequence ATGCTTGGAAAGTGGTATGCGGACTGGATGATCCGCTGGGAGACGGCGCTGACGACACGCGATACCAATCGCGTGGTGCGGCCGCTGGAGTGGGGTTTTGACTGGCTTGCGGATTTCAGCGAGCTGGCCGCGGAGTCGCATCGGCTGGACATGGCTGGGGAGTTGACCACGCTGGATGCGCTGGACCGCATGATGCGCGTGAATGCAGAGATCGTGGCGCGCAATACGGAGTTCTACGGCTATGCGGCGCCTGCGGACTTCCGGTTGGAGCATCGGCACCCGGAGTTGTTTCCGACGAATGTGCGACCGGAGACACTGGCGCAGGAACAGCAGCTTCGCGAAGACGCTGCGAACGGCAAGTTGGATAAGGCGGAGTTTCTGCGGTTCACGTCGCCCGTGCCTTCGAAGTATCCCGAGAATGATGCGGTGAATGCGCGTTGGTATCCCGAGCCTGCGCACAAAGACCCGAAGCGCAAGAAGCAGGCCATTGTGGTGATGCCGCAGTGGAATGCGGATGCGTTCAGCCATAACGCTCTGTGCGCCATCTTCAACAAGTTTGGGATTGCAGGGCTGCGATTGTCGAAGCCGTATCACGATATCCGCAGACCAGCAGAGCTGGAACGCAGCGACTATGCGGTGAGCAGCAACATCGGCCGCACGATTGCCGCGTGCAGGCAGGCTGTGGTGGATATTCGTGCGTGCGTGGACTGGCTGCAGGCGCAGGGTTATGAGCAGTTCGGCGTGCTGGGTACTTCGCTGGGTTCGTGCTACAGCTTCATGGCGGCGGCGTTTGATCCGCGTATCCAGGTGTGCGCGTTCAATCACGCGTCGACATGGTTTGGCGATGTGGTTTGGACAGGGCAGAGCACACGGCATATCCGTGCTGCCTTTGAACGCGAGGGGCTGACGCAGGATCAGGTGCGTGCGATCTTTACGTCGATCAGCCCGATGAGTGTGATGGATCGCTTCGCCGCGGAGAAGACGCGGCAGACGCTGGTGATCTATGCGCCGTGGGACCTGACTTTTCTTCGCGAGTTTTCGCTGGATGTTCTTAGCAACTTCAAGCAGCGTGGCGTGAACTTTGTGAGTCGCGTGTTGCCGTGCGGGCACTACACGACGGGGGAAACGCCGTACAAGTACATCGATGGCTGGTACATGGGGTCGTTCATTCACAAGGCGTATAAGCAGATGCGGGAGCGTGCGGTGTGA
- a CDS encoding cytochrome c has protein sequence MRRLSRHTEGSQQRSVVAHGWKVFGRKHEAVVTDEASSGFFVASRLRMTAAGVFVTGVGLLVSLLAGCKTVPPPKPLDQLTPQEHAGYVAFQQNCAQCHYDRDTGSLHGPSLLSVYKNPYLQSGAPANDERITWTIQHGRGMMPPLGGQVSQDDIAAILAYLKTL, from the coding sequence GTGAGGCGTTTGTCTCGTCATACCGAGGGATCGCAACAGCGTTCTGTGGTGGCACATGGCTGGAAAGTTTTCGGCAGGAAGCATGAAGCTGTTGTGACCGATGAAGCATCGTCGGGATTCTTTGTCGCTTCGCGCCTCAGAATGACGGCTGCGGGTGTATTTGTGACGGGTGTGGGGTTATTGGTATCGCTGCTTGCAGGTTGCAAGACGGTGCCGCCGCCGAAGCCGCTGGATCAACTGACGCCGCAGGAACATGCCGGTTATGTGGCGTTTCAACAGAACTGCGCGCAGTGTCATTACGATCGCGATACGGGATCGCTGCATGGGCCTTCGCTGCTGAGCGTGTACAAGAACCCATATCTGCAGAGTGGTGCGCCTGCGAATGACGAACGCATTACGTGGACGATTCAGCATGGGCGCGGCATGATGCCGCCGCTGGGTGGGCAGGTTTCGCAGGATGATATTGCGGCGATCCTGGCTTATCTGAAGACGCTGTAA